A window of Eubalaena glacialis isolate mEubGla1 chromosome 11, mEubGla1.1.hap2.+ XY, whole genome shotgun sequence genomic DNA:
GCTTGAGAGCCTGGTCAGTGGATACTCTGCCTGTGCATAGCAGCGAATCAGGCTGGAGCTCTTCTTGCTTCCCTTCATCCCATCAGTGGCATTCATTTACTTAACATCTATCAAATGCCTTCCCTTGAaggcactatgctaagcactggggatacagcagggaATGATACAGTCGTATCCCTGTCTTCATGAAGCTTCCACTCTGGTTGTTCCTCAGATCTCTCCATTTCCCTCATTCTCAGACAAACTTTTGTCTCTCATCTACTGTCTGTCTTAGCCATTATTCCTTGTTCTCCTTCTCCCCCACAGAAGCGAGACATCCAGCTGCTCAAGGCGTACATGCGTGCAATTCGCAGTGTCAACCCCAACCTTCAGAGCCTGGAGGAGACGATTGAGTACAACGAGATCCTAGAGTGAGTGTCACTCAGGACGTGGAGTCATTCATCCCATGTCCTGGCACTGAGCCCTGGGGGGAGGGTAAGaagaggcctgggctggggccaCTGCTTCTCAGATGTTGGGATGAAGAACAGGGCCAGAGGAGAAGGCGATAACCTTCAACCCCAGCAGAGGATCTCATATTCTTTTGGGTGGTTGGAAGGGAAAGCTTACCCAAGAGTTAGATGGGTACCCACATGTACAAAGCCCTGTATTAAAGGCTGTGGGAGTGCTAGGAAGACCAAAAAGAGAAGATATTGTCCCTGACTTCAGGGAGCTTACAGTTCAGAGAAGAAGAGAGTACAAATCCAGGAAAGTGATCAAAAATACAGCAAAAACAAGTGAAGTAAACAAGCGAAGTCTAAGATCCCTTTCAGTTCTGGAGTTCTGCATAGTTCATAGACTAAACTGTGAGTCAGTCTGTATAGTGCAAATAGTGCTGCGAGGGACACAGTATAGAGGAATAATTGCTTCATTCAGTacacatttgttgagcacttactacatgccaggcaccatgTGCTAAGTATTgggatttttaagaaaaataacaggAACCTTACTCTCGTGGAGTTTAATCTGGTGAGTAACATGTGGTGACACTCGGATGGGACCAACTACGGAAAGATCTGGAGTTTCTGAACTaatgatggaaggaaagaaggaggaatcGAGTTAGGTTGAGTGCAGAGCAGGCAGTCGTTCCTATTAGGAGAAAAGCCAATGCAGAGAAAGGGGACGAGCTGGACTGACCACCTCCAACTCCCTCCACACAGGTGGGTGAACTCCCTGCAGCCAGCACGAGTGACCCGCTGGGGAGGGATGATCTCCACCCCAGATGCTGTACTCCAGGCTGTAATCAAGCGCTCCCTGGTGGAGAGTGGCTGTCCTGCATCTATTGTCAACGAGCTGATCGAAAATGCCCATGAGCGTAGCTGGCCCCAGGGTCTGGCCACACTAGAGACAAGACAGATGAACCGGCGTTACTATGAGAACTACGTGGCCAAGCGCATCCCTGGCAAGCAGGCTGTTGTCGTGATGGCCTGTGAGAACCAGCACATGGGTGATGACATGGTGCAGGAGCCAGGGCTTGTCATGATATTTGCGCATGGCGTGGAAGAGATATAGGAGATCTCGACGGGCTATCTGGAAGAGATGAAAATCGGAAAATCCTGTCACTCCAGCAGCGGGGCCCTGAGTCCTCCCCACTTTCCTTAATACTGTGGCTAACGCTAGAGCCACACATCTCCCTGCTCTTCTGCCACTGAAGAGGGCCCCAGGGCACTCTGCTCAGCGTTTCAGGTGGGAAACCCAGATTCCCTCCTTTTGCCTAATTTCTTCCCCTAAAATGTCTGTATATTTTCCATCTGGTTGGGAAAGTCCCcacctctatttctgttttcctgcCTAGGGTCCCTGGTTCCAGGTATTTTCAGAAAGCACAAAGATACTCATTTTCTCTAGAGGATCAGGATGGAGTGAGGCATCTCTAACTGTTCCCCGCCTCCAAAACCAGGGAATCCAGAGCAGGCAGGCCTATTGACTCTATAAACAGCATTTAGAGGGCGGCTCTGGGGAGCAGACATCCTAAAGAAATGGTAAGGATGGAACAAAACCCTAGAAATAATGAGGCCAGTAGGCCATCGCTGGTGGCCCTTAGAGGAAGACTGGACCTCTGTGCCAAGCAATACCCTGTTCAGCCCACCTTAAAGGTGTGGGCTCCTGCCGGGTCTGCAGGTGTGCAGGTGGGGATGCCGAAAATTTCCAGATGAGCTCTTCTTTCCTACACTTTCTCATGATTAGGGAATGAcagggttgggggtgaggggTTAGTCCATTGGGGTGAATATGCTCAGCAGGAAGCAGCTCTCTGGCTTTTGCTGAAATTGTGTAGGCACTGCCTCTGGCACAGGCCATAATAGTTCCATAGTCCCCTCTCTCTCAGCCCTGTGATTGTAACTagttattttgataattttctttggccattgtttgtttatatttcactccctccctcacagtttttcttttttaagaatggCCTGATTATGGCTACCCCACTTTTCCAGCCCAGCCACATTGTTggcaatttaatttatttacttttttttttaagaaaggaaaaagaaaaaaaaattaacaaaacttaAAACTTCTTTTGCTGTTCCTATTGTGGGGATTTTTGGAGAGGGTGGGACGGGGATGgggtctgttttatatttttccttttcagcacAACCTTTGGCTTTAATATAGGAAAGGCCAAGGGAGTCCTTGGCTGAACTGAAGTCTGCCCCAATCCTCCATAACCCATCTGAGATGAGGAGCTTCCTCTATTCCAGTGATGGATGTGACAGTCCAGCATCAATGACTGTGCCCTCTGGAGAACTTTGCTCCCAGCCCATCTAGGGTCTCACTGTAAAACTCTGGACTTCGAGTATTAATTTTGAAGAAATCCTGCCCACCACTCCCCCCAACACCCGGTTTCCTTGGAGATATATAGCTGGGTTCTAAGCTTCATCAGGCAAGATGGGATAGAAATTATGTCTCTGAGTACAAGCTGTGCTGTCTCACCCATACCCCCTTAGGACTTCAGCTGCATTTCGGGATGCCCAGGGCATTCCTTAATCCCTGGGGTGACTAGAAGAGTAAGAGAAGGGGAGGGATAGTGGGTATGATTGTCTTGATATGCAGGTGGAAGTGGGCTGGAGAGAGATGGCCATAAAGCTGCTCTTTTTGGAGCTTTTTTCCAGGCCAGCTTGCTGTAGGTCTGGGTAGCTGGGTCATGGCTCCACTGGaactgtggggaggagggaataCAGCTTGAAGGGGGTGAGGAACAGTCATATGTTCCAGCTCCAGGACATTGTGCTCAGGAATTTGAAAACGCTGCTATACTTAGTCTGGTTACTACATTTCTTCCACTCCCCTCTGCCCCTGCCTGCCTTACCCAGGCCCATTCCCTCCTGTTGTCACCCTCAGATGGAGCCAGGAAGCTCAGTTAAGGCTTCCCTACCCTTTGCACTAGTGTCTCTGCAGGTTGCTAGTTGTGTTATATATGTGCTGTTCCATGGTGTTGACTGCACTAATAAATCTTTTACTCAACTCTCTCAATTCTTAATTCACATCACTCCCCTCATGAAGGTTCTCCTCTGCTTTGGCCTTTCTCTCACCTTAATTCCCCTGACTTTTTCCTTGCTTTGTAACCTACTCTTGTCTTAGAACTAACCTCTGTTTTAGGAGGGGTTCTGTCTGGAGGAGTGTGCACCTCATAGCTCCTTTGCCTTGTGTGCCCTCCTGCATCCTTCCCTCCTGACTCCTGTTCTGCACAGCTGAAGCACTCTCAGCAGTCATCTGAATTGTGCTCTTTGCAGGGTTTACCTTTGCTCCAAATCCATGTCTTCCCTATGTGTTCTGGGATTTGGGGACATTTTCTATAGATGATATGCAAGTACCTTTCCCCCTTGTCCCACAAACACCTTTGCTTTGGAATCTGGGATTCCATTGCAGGCAGGGAAGCCTCCACCCCCAGTGTCTCCTAACCAAGAAAGTACACATGAGGAAAGGAACCTGGAATGACTGCACCTGCTGTGGTTGTCAAATCTTGATAAACCCTTTTGTAGGCATTTGCTGCCACCTTCTCcctatcatgagaaaaaaaatcttcttttacCACAGTGTACCATATTATAAATTTGTTGAGCATTTATCGTGCACCTAACACAAATCTAATAGCATTCTAGATACTTTAGTGgcgccaaaaaaaaaagcataaggaCATTCCTGTGCCCACTGAATCTACTACACTTTCATACATACAAGTTCTGATTAGAAGATACCGATGAACGTATCACAGTATAGAGCACAAGTGGCAATATATGTACTCTAATGATACcagtagtgctttttttttttaagcttcttcAAAATTACTTTCAGAACCTGCTGCTCATTCTTTTGAATGTCATGAATGATGCCAAATCTTCCTTTTAAGGTAGATTTGGTTTTTTGGAAACAGTATTCATTGAATATCTATTCGGCAAGAACTCACTAGGGTGGGGCTGTGGGGGGGTGGTTCTTGTAGCAAAATGGCACCTACCTTCAAAGAACTTACTCCCTAATTGAGATGAGTGTATAAGAAGACATCATAAATGTGGGAAGTGGATCTTACCACAAACAATATGTGAGCAGAGGGAAGATAAAGCCACTGATTCTGATGGGTTCCAGGAAAGGCTTTTCCAAGAGGTGTATTAgatcagaggttggcaaactacagcttgCATGCTGCTGCTGCCTGATTTTGTGaaaaaagttttactggaacacagccatgcccatttgtgtttatgtgtattgtctatggctgcttttagaTTACAGCAGTAGAGCTGAGTAGTTGCCATAGAACTATggaccacaaagcctaaaatatgtgctatttggtcctttacagaaaatgtgccAACCTGTTCTAGACTTTTAAGGTCAGGACAATGGGCAGGGAAGTAGAGAgggtttgtttttactttagtatatacatttgaaaattcAGAACATTTTTCTACGTTGCCAAAATAACAAATGCTTAAAGTTAACAATGTATCCTTAATCTAATAGAAATCTATGTTCACCCTTCCCCAGTTGGTCTAAGAAAAGTACTTTTAGAGCTGATTTTTGTCCAACCCTGGATCCAATCCAGGAACCATGCCATTACACCAGGTTATGTGTTTTAACTCTCTTAGTCTGGATTCCTGGAACAACCTTTTTTTGGTAACACTTATTTGTTGAAGAGAATTGGGCCAGTTGTTTAGAGAGTGGGCTCGGATTTGACTGATTGCTTCTTCACAGCGTCCTTTAACTTATTCCTCTAACCCCTATTTTTCCTAAACAGGATTAGATCTAGAGTcagagagattcttttttttttttttggccacactgcgtggcttgtgggatcttagtcccccgaccagggattgaatccgggccctcagcagtgaaagcgcagagtccgaaccactggaccaccagggaatccgcTAGAGTCAGAGAGATTCAAATTAACCAGTTCTGGGGATAAAAGACATCACAGGAGAGATGTTCTTTATGTTGTGTAACATCAGGACATAGGCCCAGTTGTCCCACCATTAGCCTAATCTCTTCATTGTATGCTTGTATTTGTTGAGAGAGATTTTTGAAACTGGCTAGGTGACAAATATGTGCCCTGAGAGAATGGGCAGCTGGCAGTGCAGCTCTGATTGGTCACTGCTATACAAGAACAGGGGCCCAACATTGCCCCTATTATTTTTTCAAGAACTTATGGACATCCTAATGTTTATGCTAAATGTCACAACTTTTAAATGttggctcaattttttttttttttaacgtaggccaaaaaaagaacaaaacaaaacaaaaacataggatccaccagttttttgttttttgttttttttagttactCATCAGTTTATTCAACCCATACTTATGGAGCTCCAGGCACTGTCCTGTGTGCTGGAGATATATACAGCTGTGACAAAACAACCaaagcccctgccctcctggctgTAAAACTCTGGTTGAGGAGACAGACAAGAAAcaagataataagaaaaatatgttatGTTTGGTAGCATGAGTCCTACGagaaaaataaattgggaaaaaggGAGGTGTAATTACAAACTGTAATTAATGTAATTACAAACTGGGGTAAGGGTCAGGACAGACACAAAGCAGGGTTTCTGCCCTAGATgtggtggtcagggaagatccaTTTCTAGAGCAGAGGTCATTAATTCTATACTTCATCAGAATCAACCTGGGAGTGGGGCTTAGTGGGCCCGATACTCAgagactggcatttttcacatgatGCTTCTGGTCCCTGTGGGCCATATTTGGAGATGTTTTGGTCTGGAGATGTGAAGGCAAGATAGTGGAATGGCTAGGAGCCCAGACTTCAAGAACAACAGCTCTGCGATGTGTAACCTTGGGTAAGGTACTGCATCTCTCTGAGAGTCGACCAGAGTTTGCAACCTCTGTTTTAGGCTGAGATAATACCATGAATAAAAACAAGTGAAGGTGAAGGACATGTTGAAGAGGGAAGAGACTAGTGTAATCTGAAGCATAGTTTGTTGAAGGAAGTAATGGAAGATAAAACTAAAGATAATTTGGGGCCAATTCTTGGTAGGCCTTGAATACATGGCAGGGAATTTGGACTTACTTTAGTTTTTCAGGTAAGTTTTTGAGGAGAGGAGTGACTTCCAATTCATGATTCTGATGACGATgggaaaacaatgaaaatttgGTGACAATATTAGTAAGCTTTGCAGTAATTCACGCGAGAGGATTAGAGCTTGAAATAGAATGGGAAAGAGGACAGAGACATGAGGGGAGAAAAATCAACAGGCCTTAGTAACTGACCAGATTCACTCAGCCAACATTTACAGCATACCAGTCAAGTGCCAGACGTGGTTCTAGGCATTTGAGatacacaaataatattccttgaaAGGAATTTAAAGCTTAGGTGACGTACACTTGAACAAATAATGGGAAATACAGAATAGCATGTTGCTAATAGGTAGGAATTAATAAGTACAATGGGACAACAGGAGGAAAGGGGTCAACTATCTACCTGGTGGGATGCAGGAGGGAAGTTTTCTCAGGAATCATTGGAGCTGAGTTCCAAATAGGATCAGATATTGGCAATGAGGAAAGGGGCTAACAGCCAGGTTGAGAGTGTACTGTGAGTCACGAACTAAATATTAAACATCTAGTCATCCCAGCAGCTTTATAAAaagactattattatctccattttctatGTGGGGAAACCGAGACAAAGGACAAAATTCACGTAGCTAATAGtaagaactgggatttgaacccagaaagtCATTCCAGAGCCTGGGCTCCCAACCAGTGCACATAACAAGGGGCATGTAACTAAAGATGAGTCACAGATAAAGACAGAGGTTTCTAATCTGTGAATGAGAGGACAGTGTCATTAACCTGAATAGGGAGGAGAAGAGGATTAGCAAGTTTCAGGGGTGAAGTAATGAGCTCATTTGGGGAACAATCGGTTGGAAGTGCTTCCCCATAAGAGGGGGTTagccagaaaaaggaaatgtGGGTCTACAGCTTAAGAGCAAGAAGTTAGGGTTAAAGACGTGGATTTGGGAGTTATCTTCCCAAAGGTGATCAAGAAATTCCAGGAATGAATTCAGCCACTAGAGAGAACATGAAGAAAGCTAAGAATGCGACCTTAGGGAATTCCAGAAGTAATCTGGAACAAAATCTGGAAAACAGATGCATGATAAAGGTGGCTAgtgctcagcttttttttttaaagtaattttgaaGTAATGAATCATTTAAATGTGGCTCATAAACTAGCTGTGAAGGAGTTCCAGAAATGTTTTGTGCTATGAGAGCATTCCTGAAATAAGTGTAGGGTGAGATCATTTCAGCTCAAGTCCTCTAATGATTTGCTTTACTGGATAAACTGCAGAGATCCAAGCCTCTTAACATTTGGAACAAGTCAACAACTTGCAAGGGGATAATAAGTTCCTGTGTGTTAGATTTCCCCACACTAGCTTTTTAGTCACATAAAAGCAATTTTGATTAAGAGCTAAGAATTTGTAGCTGAAAAAATCAGTATAGGGTGGCATTAGCTAGTCATTGGTTTTAAGGTgaagagacagaaggaaggaattaGGCTGTGATGTGGAGACACCCAGCCTGATTATATTAGGGTATCTTACTGGAAAGaatgaaggattaaaaaaatgggtGATTTAGGCAGGGCATATTGATAATAGGAGCATGTGTTTGAACAGATGGGGCACTGAAATTCCTAGACAGGATTAATACGATGAAAGCAGTGTTTTAGAGATTTAAGTGTGGTGAAACTGGGGCACCTGGAAAGCCATTGTAACACAAGCATGAAATAGATGATGTGATGGAGGAAGCAATGATTGATGAATGATGGGCATGGCAGAATAGAAAATGTCTGATAATTCTTAAGGTTGGAAATAGATGGAATTGAGAGAATAGtattaacaaatggaaaaagTTGAGAATGTGATTCTGGGAAAGAAaaagttttgtttgtgttttaggtcggggtccccaacccccaggcctggGACCGGTAAGggtctgcacagcaggaggtgggcgGCGGGCGagccagcgaagcttcatctgccaccccccattgctcacattaccgcttgaaccatcccccccaacccctgtcCATGGAAAAATCATCTTCCATCTTCcgcgaaaccggtccctggtgccaagaaggttggggactgctgttttAGGTGACATTAGGTCAGCTGTGCAGACATACAGGCAGATGGAGATATAGGACGATGGTGTGGCTGAGAAGCCATGTCTGGAATGGTAGCTTGGGGCTTCTCTctcaggaggagggagaagaatgaaGCTTTAGTAAAACTccagagaagaagggagaaaataaatgagatggAGAAACAGTGTTCTAAGAGAAAAGCAAGAAAGTACACTGTCTCTCAAGCCCAATAAGAAATCAATGGTTTCAAACGTAGCAAAGTTTTCTACCACAGGCTATTAAAGATAGCATGGAGCTGGAGGCAGAgggtatacattttattttattttatttattttttaatttatttggctgtgccgggtcttagttgcagcatgcggaatctagttccctgaccagggatcgaacccaggctccctgcattgggagctcagagtcttaaccactggaccaccagggaagtcccagaggatatacattttattaaaaaaaaaaaaagagtagaaaacaACATGGTGATTTGGAAGTGTCAAGTGAAGGTATAGTTTTGTTTGTCCTAAATTAATGAAGGATTGAATGAGTAGGAGAATTTTAACTTGTTACGGAAGGATATTCATGGAAGGTTCCTTAGGAGGTTGAAATGAGTGGGACTGCAAGCCAAGGTGCAGAAGGTAACTTCAGGTCAGAAGAGCAAGGCCAAATACTGAACCAGAAAATGAAGAATGCCAGTGGGTAGAATGTAGTAAATACGTAAGAATAGTGAGAAAGGGGGCCTGGTTAtgcaacacaaagaaaaatataaggatAGAGAGATAGGATTTGTTGGGATGGAAGGGTGAAGGAATTGTGGGTGGTGGGTTGTGGGGATggttaaaatttgaaattatctaTTGTACAGGAAGGTTCAAAGTCTTGGCCTCTCACCCCCAGAGTTACAAGGGAAGCATCTGAGAATGAAAAGTAGTATCTCAGGTACCAAACAACCTCAGCCAGCTTATTCTGGATCCAGATCCTCCATTTTGTAAACCATGGGGCCTTCTTCTCTTCACAACATAGTTGTCGGTTGCCCTCTGCTGGTCAATTTTGGTCTTGGCTCTTCAGATATTTAAATTTGAGAGTGTGTGCAAAATGGGATTTGGTAGGCAGTCCAGTACAGAACCTATTAGATTCTATTCattcagtacatttttttttatcacatCTATGTCTAAGGCCTAGTAGAGGAGgtacaaacaaataaaatgcacAGTCTTTACTCTCAAGAAGCTTACAGTCCAGTCTGAGTGAAGATTAAAACATGTACACGTGACTATGTTAAAAAACATCCATGTACGCAAAAAGATTTTTTTGGAGTGGCTTATATGTGCCAAGAGTGTATATTCTATGGGGGAAGAAAGATTTCACATAGAAAGATTAGGGAATAGGATATGGTGGGAGACAGGTGGTTAGAGAAGACTTCCCAGGAGAACCAACATTTAAGTGGAGACTGAGAAGAAGGTAAGGATGAGAAAGATTATTTCAGGCAGAGAACAGCATGAACACAGAAAAATACTATGCCAGGAACTAACAGAATACCAGTGGATGAAATGTAGTGAATATGAAAAAGTGGGGAGAAAAAGAGGGACCAGATCATGAAATACAAAAAGCAACCATGGAAGGGTTTAAGGTCCCCAGCTACCTTAAACTGGGGTAGTGTGGATGCTTTAGTGCAGCTTTACATATATCAACTCATGTGGTCCTCAAAAGTACCACTACCTTCCACATGAAGGCTCCAGCAAGTGGTGGGTCCAGCCTGCACTCACCTCTGAGAAAAGTGGACACAGTTGAGACTATTTAGGAGGTAGAATAATgtaacttgttttattttattttaattaatttttgcagAAGCGTGTCAAAGAAGATGCCTTGCATTCAACCTAGTGGATGGTGGTGGTAGGCTCTAGCTGTTGTAATCAAGAACCTCAAAGAGGAGGGGTAAAAAGACGGGGAGGATGGAAAATAATAatggtgtggggggcagggggaaggaagTGGTGAGGCAAAAACAGCATGAGTGGAAAAAACAGCATGAGCAATGATAGGAAGGTGGGAAACTCCAAAGTGTAAATGTGTAAAAAGCTCTATGAATTACCTTTGAACCCCCTGCCCTCTGGGGAACCTTCTTGGAGATGTGGCTGtgcaagaaataaaatacaaagagaacATCTTCAACAGGTATCCTAGATATTCCCCACAGTGAGCAACTGGGAATAGGAAGAACCGGCTGAGGTGAGTACAGGAGGGTTAGAGGTTAGAGAAGGATTAATCCCCTAGCTAGGAACTTGGAACATGGAGAATTTAGAACACATAATGAGCACTCAATAAAAAGTGAGTTATCTTCGCACACTCCGGCTCCAGCTGGATTGGCAGCGTTCATGATTCAATAGGCTACTCCCCACTAGCCCTGTGATACCTGAGGTGCAGCTCTTCACAGCAATCCCAGTGAGAGAATGCCTTGTTTCCCGGGTCTTCAATGTAATCAGACCTACAAGATGTGACGTCTGCTCATGAAATCCAGAGGTGCCCTCTTTACCTGGAAACTCCAGTTTTGACTATTATAGCACAACAGGTATTCACATTCCCGAACAAAACTTAACCTTTCTTCAACCAAATCCTTTGCTATGCCCTCCCAAAAGAATGAAACAAGGTATGCCAAAACTCTGCTTGCAAAGCTGAAGTTAAAGAACTCTGAAAGTGCCTTGTATCCTAGCAGCCAATACAGTTGTGCATAATTACGCTTCTCATGGTCACCCTCattcccgcccccctccccccaaatccaGAGGTGAGACCTTCTGGCTTGTTTCCGAGACAAAGGGAAGTGCACGAAAGACACGTGGAAGACAAGGGGCTCCCTTCACACacccttgaaggaaaaaaaaaagcggcCGTCACGAACAGGATTCGAACCTGTGCGGGGAAACCCCATTGGATTTCGAGTCCAACGCCTTAACCACTCGGCCACCGTGACTTCCAAAACCACTGGCCGCCGCGCATTTACAGAAGGGGTCCGCACAGCGACCCGGAGGGAGTGCAACACAGGGAAGCCGGGCcaggcccaaacacacacaccctgtgACCTCCTCCCGCCCCGCTCCTTACCTCTTCCTCCACGCCGCTCAAAGGAATAGAGTCTGGTGGACCGGGTGACCCAAGGAGGGAGGGTCTCCCGCCCCACGAAGATGAGGGTCTCAAGGAGCGTAAAGCTATTCAGGAGGCGATGGTGAGGCCTGCAGAGGAAGCAGTtggagaggaggggctgggcccCCAGGGTAGCGGCTAGGGGACTCCTCGGGTTACGGAGTGAGAGGCGGACCTGGGACATGGCCTTAGGGGCGAAGGAGGCTCAGAAAGAGCTTAAACGGGGAACTCTTGGGGATGGATGAAAGGAAGGAACTTCTTGCGGAAAGGGGTCCGGGGTTCCTTGGGATTAAGGGCTCCGTGGGGTTAGAAATGGGCAAGGTGAGGACTACTCGGAGCTATGGGCTGGGGGCTTCTCATGCCACGGGCATCCCCTTGGGGTAGGATAGAGAGGTACCCCACTTCCCGGGCTGAAAGGCAAGAGAAAAGGCTTCAGGTCGGTAAAGGGCGATCTCAGGGGAGTGTGCGCCCCCTCCAGGAAACAGCCTCCTCCCCGAAGCTCCGGccgctcccgccgccgccgccgccggggagGCCGCCAGGGTCGGCCCCGCGCCCCGCGCTCCGCCGCCGCCGCGTGCGGCCGGCCGGCAGGGGGCGCTGCGCGGGCCGGGGCCAGCCTAGGCGGCGggaggcggcggccgc
This region includes:
- the RNF41 gene encoding E3 ubiquitin-protein ligase NRDP1 isoform X2, giving the protein MRNMLSKLQIACDNAVFGCSAIVRLDNLMSHLSDCEHNPKRPVTCEQGCGLEMPKDELPNHNCIKHLRSVVQQQQTRIAELEKTSAEHKHQLAEQKRDIQLLKAYMRAIRSVNPNLQSLEETIEYNEILEWVNSLQPARVTRWGGMISTPDAVLQAVIKRSLVESGCPASIVNELIENAHERSWPQGLATLETRQMNRRYYENYVAKRIPGKQAVVVMACENQHMGDDMVQEPGLVMIFAHGVEEI